In Gossypium arboreum isolate Shixiya-1 chromosome 6, ASM2569848v2, whole genome shotgun sequence, the following are encoded in one genomic region:
- the LOC108486542 gene encoding uncharacterized protein LOC108486542 — protein MVNHLNQEPVPIFNQKKKGFSLREITRVLRSWRLRLKKSSSSDQPIYKPSQGSPDENGDGQKIVRVSSWTSDSDGSRSEGRSSKGFFKYRSMDACFSRQDSTNSKGTSKRSRSPSPSPKPSSQNKEGSLRRSTTTDRNGLFEPLSGSTSRPNGNPIMFSNSTGVVKPPPIEKQLECTLEDLCYGCTEKIKIKRDVITESGQRVEHKEMLSINVEPGWKKGTKITFEGMGNEVPRLYAADVTFVIAEKQHPIFGRDGDDLELTIEIPLVKALTGCSLPIPLLGGEKMELKIDEIIHPGYEKIITGQGMPTTKEAASRGNLKVRFLINFPTELTDDQRAAAVRILGDSSS, from the exons ATGGTAAATCATCTGAACCAAGAACCTGTCCCCATTTTTAATCAAAAGAAGAAAGGTTTCAGTTTACGGGAGATTACCAGAGTCTTAAGATCATGGCGACTTCGTCTTAAGAAATCCTCCTCTTCCGACCAACCCATATACAAACCTTCCCAG GGCTCTCCAGATGAGAATGGAGATGGACAAAAAATTGTCCGAGTTAGCAGCTGGACAAGCGATAGCGATGGGTCGAGATCCGAAGGTCGGAGTTCTAAAGGTTTTTTCAAGTATCGAAGCATGGACGCATGCTTTTCTCGCCAAGATTCTACAAACTCAAAGGGTACAAGCAAGAGGAGCCGCAGCCCCAGCCCCAGCCCCAAGCCTTCCTCACAGAATAAGGAGGGAAGCCTGAGAAGAAGCACAACAACAGATAGAAATGGCTTATTTGAGCCCCTGTCAGGAAGCACGAGCCGCCCGAATGGTAACCCCATCATGTTCTCAAACTCAACCGGGGTGGTGAAACCACCACCAATTGAGAAGCAACTCGAATGCACGCTTGAAGATTTGTGCTATGGATGTACCGAGAAGATAAAGATCAAAAGGGACGTTATTACAGAATCCGG GCAAAGAGTTGAACATAAGGAGATGTTATCAATAAACGTGGAGCCGGGATGGAAGAAAGGAACAAAGATTACATTTGAAGGAATGGGAAATGAAGTACCTCGATTATATGCAGCTGACGTCACATTCGTTATTGCCGAGAAACAACATCCTATCTTCGGAAGAGACGGTGATGATTTGGAGTTAACGATTGAAATTCCTCTGGTGAAAGCCCTAACAGGTTGCAGCCTTCCCATACCATTACTGGGTGGGGAGAAAATGGAACTGAAAATAGATGAAATCATTCACCCTGGATATGAAAAGATAATCACAGGCCAGGGCATGCCAACCACAAAAGAAGCAGCAAGCAGAGGGAACTTAAAAGTTAGATTCCTGATTAACTTCCCAACGGAGCTCACAGATGATCAACGAGCAGCCGCAGTTAGAATTTTAGGGGATTCTTCTTCATGA